In Candidatus Margulisiibacteriota bacterium, the DNA window ATGGCTGAATTTTTTGAAAGTAAAGGAGACAATGATATTTCCACGAAAATACGCGAGCAAATTAAAAAAGTTACAGATAAAAGAACAAACGCTTTGTTATCGGGGAGAAGGGATCCAGTTCCATTTAAATCATTCAACTTAACACCAGAGTTTGAATCTTTGCGCAAAATTCTACAGGACAAAAGCGATCTGCCGCTTGATATTCAGAAGGAGATAGAAAACTTACTGCAGGAACGCTTTAGTTCACAAGGTGATTAACCCAAATCACTTTCATGTTTTGGCCAATCCGGAAATCAATCTCCGAATTGGCCAAACTCAATCCCCCAGCGCCGTTTTCACCCACTCGGGGTGTAGCGGCGCGGCTTCGAGGAATTTGGTCATCAGGCCGGTGTAGCCCTTGCCCAGATCGCGCCACCAGAGCAGCGAAGCCTGGGACAACCGCAACGAAAACAGCGTCCGTTTTTTTAAGGCGCGGGTCTGCTCGGCCATTTCTTTT includes these proteins:
- a CDS encoding BrnA antitoxin family protein, translated to MAMVRSRINITRPIPGGVIERVRAGLKGRKIDPTDPDNPPLTAEELKEMAEQTRALKKRTLFSLRLSQASLLWWRDLGKGYTGLMTKFLEAAPLHPEWVKTALGD